In the genome of Flexistipes sinusarabici DSM 4947, one region contains:
- a CDS encoding PAS domain-containing protein yields MSRLFVDILKKFFLITTVPLLLLFLLYFFNMRSFYLNNIEENISKDISTQKESIKSKLESIRKMARLALYLNGQGSDDGFSHLKGLFYQFSEFYEMVVYTDSGDILFGLNKYYIFQPENFSINESPEMFYKNGDYYMMQRIELANSNLNLGYTISARKFFLKFAMKVPEDYNFIVLNRKNKLMFHSNFPLTKTEQIHVKNLVEELEKNKKAGNEYTFYQENSVAKIFNFSGYPFKIGIEVDNKVIFGKFSSDILNFGLMLLILIVAEIIATYVMTKRLLKPINTINKMSANMESGDTGLDILNIPKNELGDLMVNVHSAADRIKNLLKEKDVQHKEILSLYNENRRQLEKLDNLLNSVVDGVYVVNSELKVTYINDSELAFLGMKREDVVGQNCYGILFGRQSPCRFCPLVENHIIDKTAINDITMAELGRQDDEREYVNIYFVPFGDDEYIVSIHDITEIKKAFNEIAEKESLLSNIFDSSEDMIFFKDLNGVYVKTNEAFDSIFGLMKDYAMGKTDYEIFDGSMAKEFIDFDKEVINSGSSIKKEESFISSRGSPVYLETFKTVVKGDSGEMLGVLGMGRDITERKNLEKELSREKDKLLITLRSIGDGVIVTDYNQNVEMLNDVAVELTGYSEREAKGRHIKDIFHIISEKTGEEIENPVEKCMETKSICQLENHTLLINKDEYPVVIADSAAPIIYDNLVIGAVLVFRDETEKRQIQSEMIKKQKLESVGVLAGGIAHDFNNILTAMSTYNTLLDMSISEEDKEKKYVKNMSKLISRAEFLSNRLLTFAKGGTPVKQATDVYSIIKETIDFVLAGTEIDYVINESEDLWKAEADPNQIAQVFHNILINARHAIDSEGLIKVNLENKIIEKDTAVLQKGKYVLISIEDNGKGISKEHLERIFEPFYTSKSDGSGLGLSIAYSVVKNHDGHIYVESEEGKGTIFYIYLKASG; encoded by the coding sequence ATGAGTAGGCTTTTTGTGGATATCCTGAAAAAATTTTTTCTGATTACAACGGTTCCGCTTCTCCTTCTTTTTCTCCTATATTTTTTCAATATGAGATCATTCTATTTAAACAATATTGAAGAAAATATTTCCAAGGACATTTCCACACAAAAAGAAAGTATCAAATCAAAATTAGAGTCTATCCGGAAAATGGCCAGGTTAGCCCTCTATTTAAACGGACAGGGTTCCGATGACGGTTTCAGTCATCTTAAAGGGCTTTTTTATCAGTTTAGCGAATTCTATGAGATGGTTGTTTATACCGACAGCGGTGACATTTTGTTTGGTCTGAACAAATATTACATCTTTCAGCCTGAGAACTTCAGTATTAATGAATCACCCGAAATGTTCTACAAAAACGGTGATTACTATATGATGCAGAGAATTGAACTTGCCAACAGCAATCTCAATTTGGGATACACCATATCAGCTAGAAAGTTCTTTCTCAAATTTGCCATGAAGGTGCCTGAAGATTATAACTTCATTGTTTTGAACAGGAAAAATAAATTAATGTTTCATAGCAATTTTCCCTTAACAAAAACCGAGCAGATTCATGTGAAAAATTTGGTTGAAGAGCTTGAAAAAAATAAAAAAGCCGGTAATGAATATACATTTTATCAGGAGAACTCGGTAGCCAAAATTTTTAATTTTTCAGGCTATCCCTTTAAGATAGGCATTGAGGTGGATAATAAGGTTATATTCGGGAAATTTTCCTCGGATATTCTTAATTTCGGACTTATGCTTTTGATTTTAATTGTGGCTGAAATCATTGCCACTTATGTAATGACAAAGAGGCTTTTAAAGCCGATAAATACAATCAATAAGATGTCTGCAAATATGGAAAGCGGAGATACAGGTCTTGATATTTTAAATATCCCCAAAAATGAGCTGGGTGATCTGATGGTGAATGTTCATTCTGCCGCCGACAGAATAAAAAATCTCCTTAAGGAGAAGGATGTACAGCATAAAGAGATTTTATCCCTTTACAATGAAAACAGAAGACAGCTGGAAAAACTGGATAATCTTTTAAACAGTGTGGTGGACGGCGTTTATGTTGTTAACAGTGAATTGAAGGTGACTTATATCAATGATTCTGAACTTGCTTTTCTTGGTATGAAAAGAGAGGATGTTGTAGGTCAAAACTGTTATGGAATTCTTTTCGGAAGGCAGTCACCCTGCCGTTTCTGTCCGCTTGTTGAAAACCATATCATAGATAAAACCGCCATTAACGATATAACTATGGCAGAGCTTGGCAGACAAGACGATGAAAGAGAATATGTAAACATCTACTTTGTCCCCTTTGGGGATGATGAGTATATAGTAAGTATTCATGATATAACAGAAATCAAAAAGGCTTTTAATGAAATAGCCGAGAAGGAAAGCCTTCTTTCCAATATATTTGATTCTTCAGAAGATATGATATTCTTTAAGGATTTAAACGGTGTGTATGTGAAGACAAATGAAGCTTTTGACAGTATTTTCGGACTGATGAAGGATTATGCAATGGGTAAAACGGATTATGAAATTTTTGACGGCAGTATGGCAAAAGAATTCATCGATTTTGATAAAGAGGTAATAAATAGCGGCAGTTCAATTAAGAAAGAGGAGAGTTTTATTTCCAGCCGGGGCAGTCCGGTTTATCTGGAAACATTTAAGACTGTTGTGAAAGGGGATTCCGGAGAAATGCTCGGTGTTCTTGGTATGGGCAGGGACATCACTGAGCGAAAAAATCTTGAAAAAGAGCTCAGCCGTGAAAAGGACAAGCTTCTTATTACCTTGCGGAGCATAGGAGACGGGGTTATTGTGACGGACTATAATCAAAATGTTGAGATGCTAAATGATGTTGCGGTTGAGCTGACCGGTTATTCTGAAAGAGAGGCAAAGGGGAGACATATAAAGGATATATTTCATATTATAAGCGAAAAGACGGGAGAGGAAATCGAAAATCCTGTGGAGAAATGCATGGAGACCAAAAGCATATGTCAGCTTGAGAATCATACGCTGCTGATAAATAAAGACGAATATCCTGTAGTTATTGCCGATAGTGCCGCTCCTATAATTTATGACAATCTTGTTATCGGCGCTGTTTTGGTTTTCAGAGATGAAACAGAAAAAAGACAGATACAGTCGGAGATGATAAAAAAACAGAAGTTGGAATCCGTCGGTGTGCTGGCCGGTGGTATAGCACACGATTTTAACAATATACTGACTGCTATGTCCACATACAATACGCTGCTGGATATGTCCATTTCTGAAGAGGACAAGGAAAAGAAATATGTGAAAAATATGTCTAAGCTAATCAGCAGAGCCGAATTTCTTTCAAACAGGCTGCTGACATTTGCCAAAGGCGGGACACCTGTAAAACAGGCAACAGACGTATATTCAATTATTAAAGAAACTATAGATTTTGTTCTGGCGGGGACAGAAATTGATTATGTAATAAATGAAAGTGAAGACCTTTGGAAAGCTGAAGCCGACCCCAATCAGATTGCACAGGTCTTTCACAATATTTTGATTAATGCAAGGCATGCCATTGATTCAGAAGGTTTGATAAAAGTTAATCTTGAAAATAAGATTATTGAAAAGGATACAGCTGTTCTGCAGAAGGGGAAATATGTACTTATCTCAATTGAGGATAACGGAAAAGGGATAAGCAAAGAACATCTTGAGAGGATATTTGAGCCTTTCTACACATCGAAAAGTGACGGAAGCGGACTCGGGCTTTCAATTGCTTATTCTGTTGTAAAAAATCACGACGGGCATATATATGTGGAATCGGAAGAGGGCAAGGGAACAATCTTTTACATTTACCTTAAAGCATCCGGCTAA
- a CDS encoding ABC transporter substrate-binding protein, producing the protein MKIFKFIYIFIIIIIPVTAVSSTSMRENKSVSIGVVLYSENFSASFRGFRDGLRDLGLINVNFEVENLHGDLSEIPEILKRFNNERINLVFATTTPVNQEIMKYNDKYGFDVIFNEVAEPVSAGLVKSLKKAGKNFTGISHIAFKLLSKRFEIFTEVFPGRDKILCFIDESDSFAKNQFQYLETFRRFHPDVKLIKVRVTNSADFAEKLDKLNLKDSSEYGIVMMPHPLFVKEFDRLKSFAMENRIPVMVIDNSLIEKGGALGYSPTFYDVGYQSAYIAVSIINGHKASDVPVQFPDKIQLALNLKILKKMGINFNESYLAYANRVVNE; encoded by the coding sequence ATGAAGATTTTTAAGTTTATTTATATATTCATAATTATAATTATTCCTGTTACAGCAGTTTCTTCAACATCGATGAGGGAAAATAAAAGTGTCAGCATCGGTGTTGTACTGTATTCAGAAAATTTTTCGGCCTCTTTCAGAGGGTTTCGTGATGGTCTCCGTGATTTAGGCCTTATCAATGTGAATTTTGAAGTGGAAAATCTTCATGGAGATCTTTCTGAAATTCCTGAAATTTTAAAAAGATTCAACAATGAGCGGATAAACCTTGTTTTTGCAACCACTACACCGGTAAACCAGGAAATTATGAAATATAATGATAAATATGGATTTGATGTTATATTCAATGAAGTTGCCGAACCTGTTTCCGCCGGACTTGTAAAATCACTTAAAAAAGCCGGCAAAAATTTTACGGGTATCAGTCATATCGCTTTTAAGCTGCTTTCAAAAAGATTTGAAATATTTACAGAAGTTTTTCCCGGAAGGGATAAAATACTCTGCTTTATTGATGAGAGTGATTCTTTTGCGAAAAATCAATTTCAGTATCTGGAAACGTTTAGAAGATTCCATCCTGATGTAAAGCTGATAAAAGTCAGAGTAACCAATTCGGCTGATTTTGCCGAAAAGCTGGACAAATTAAATCTTAAAGACAGTTCAGAATACGGTATTGTGATGATGCCGCATCCTTTATTTGTAAAGGAATTTGACAGATTAAAGTCTTTTGCTATGGAAAATAGAATACCCGTTATGGTTATTGACAATTCTCTTATAGAAAAAGGCGGGGCGTTGGGGTATTCACCAACTTTTTATGATGTGGGTTATCAGTCGGCTTATATAGCTGTTAGCATCATAAACGGCCATAAAGCATCAGATGTGCCTGTTCAGTTCCCTGACAAAATTCAGCTGGCACTAAATTTGAAAATCCTGAAAAAGATGGGAATAAATTTTAATGAAAGCTATCTCGCATATGCCAACAGGGTTGTAAATGAGTAG
- a CDS encoding hemolysin family protein, protein MKLIILAGLILLNGLFAMAEIALVVARKNRLKRLADKGDKSAEAAIRLGEDPTGFLSTIQIGITAIGVLNGIVGQAAFADSFAAWLEKAGLSAKLSSIGATAVIVVVITYLTIVIGELVPKRIAQLNAEGIAKLIARPVSFLSTISKPLVFILSISTNGILHLLGKNKSTETGLTEEDIHAMVSKGSEIGLLKKQEHEVVRNVFRLDDRSVDSMMTPRNEIVYIDINEPIEENLKKIVESDHSRFPVCRGGMHDILGVIATKRLLRRHLKDELKNITNDLQPAVFVPETLNGIKIMEQFRESGVQMIFVVDEYGGISGIITLQDLLEAMTGEFRPNDPRQMWAVQRKDGSWLLDGMIPIQELVDKLKLQNVPGDRKENFNTLSGMMMWLIGRIPNTGDITEWEDWQFEVVDLDGNRVDKVLASKISKSDQENKNETLNS, encoded by the coding sequence TTGAAACTTATTATACTGGCAGGGTTAATTTTACTTAACGGGTTATTTGCCATGGCTGAGATTGCACTGGTTGTAGCCAGAAAAAACAGACTTAAAAGATTGGCCGATAAAGGCGATAAATCTGCAGAAGCAGCAATAAGACTTGGTGAGGATCCCACAGGTTTCTTATCTACTATTCAGATAGGAATTACAGCTATTGGCGTATTAAACGGTATTGTGGGTCAGGCTGCCTTTGCTGATTCATTTGCAGCATGGCTTGAAAAAGCAGGATTAAGTGCAAAATTAAGCTCTATAGGAGCAACAGCCGTTATCGTGGTGGTTATTACCTATCTCACCATTGTAATAGGCGAACTTGTTCCCAAAAGAATTGCGCAACTGAACGCAGAAGGAATAGCAAAGCTAATAGCCCGTCCAGTGTCTTTCCTCTCCACTATCTCAAAACCACTTGTTTTTATCCTGTCAATATCAACAAACGGAATACTGCACTTATTGGGCAAAAATAAATCCACTGAAACCGGTTTAACGGAAGAAGATATACACGCCATGGTCAGCAAAGGCTCAGAAATAGGCTTACTAAAAAAACAGGAGCATGAAGTTGTAAGAAACGTTTTCCGTCTGGACGACAGAAGTGTTGATTCGATGATGACTCCCAGGAATGAAATTGTTTATATAGATATTAACGAACCCATAGAAGAAAATCTCAAAAAAATAGTAGAATCAGATCATTCGCGTTTTCCCGTTTGCCGGGGAGGAATGCACGACATTCTGGGCGTTATTGCAACCAAAAGACTCCTCAGAAGACATCTTAAAGACGAATTAAAGAATATTACCAACGATCTTCAGCCTGCTGTCTTTGTCCCGGAAACCCTGAACGGGATAAAAATCATGGAGCAGTTCAGGGAGTCGGGCGTGCAGATGATATTTGTAGTGGATGAATACGGAGGAATATCCGGAATCATAACACTGCAGGATTTGCTTGAAGCAATGACAGGGGAATTTAGGCCAAATGACCCGCGGCAGATGTGGGCGGTACAGAGGAAAGACGGTTCATGGCTGCTTGATGGGATGATTCCTATTCAGGAATTGGTGGACAAACTAAAATTGCAGAATGTACCGGGGGACCGTAAGGAGAATTTTAACACATTGAGCGGTATGATGATGTGGCTGATAGGAAGAATTCCCAATACCGGTGATATAACAGAATGGGAAGATTGGCAGTTTGAAGTGGTGGATCTGGATGGCAACAGAGTTGACAAAGTATTGGCAAGTAAAATTTCAAAATCTGACCAGGAGAATAAGAATGAAACGTTGAATAGCTAG
- a CDS encoding GGDEF domain-containing protein produces MIIVGSLSMIVVVALTAITTYNSAKEDVLNIAENDAVRIGTIIVKHYQYDLFNKNKLNEGWSSLEIDMFDRHVKDFLSPFEIHKIKVFNSNSEIIYSNEMDIIGIKDKNNESLIKALQGKINSHLVHEDEIVDLSEEKQLNADVVETYFPVYNEKGEIVGAMELYVDVTRYRDEVIHRVTTSVVSISAILIVVFAISYFIVRMGSKEVKTLLDRLYNMAVYDTLTGIYNRGAIIEQANKELSLMKRRIINGEPPKCLGIIMTDLDHFKKINDTYGHQAGDKVLCEFTERIRQSLREYDIYGRWGGEEFVILLPETDHRKAAAAAERLRKIIMEEPFSINGTSLNITASFGVTCCYDPYESFDTLLAKADEAMYKAKESGRNRVVSKQ; encoded by the coding sequence TTGATAATAGTAGGCTCTCTGTCTATGATCGTGGTCGTGGCACTCACCGCAATAACTACTTACAACTCCGCTAAAGAAGATGTACTGAATATTGCAGAAAATGATGCCGTCCGTATCGGAACAATTATAGTAAAACATTACCAGTATGATTTATTCAATAAAAATAAATTAAATGAAGGGTGGAGTTCCCTGGAAATAGACATGTTTGATCGTCATGTCAAAGATTTTCTTTCTCCGTTTGAAATACATAAAATCAAAGTATTTAACTCTAACAGTGAAATTATTTACAGTAACGAAATGGATATAATCGGCATTAAAGATAAAAACAACGAAAGCCTTATAAAAGCACTTCAGGGAAAAATAAATTCTCATCTCGTTCATGAAGATGAGATAGTTGATTTGTCTGAAGAGAAGCAGCTGAATGCAGATGTTGTTGAAACATATTTTCCTGTTTATAATGAGAAAGGTGAAATCGTCGGTGCAATGGAATTGTATGTTGACGTAACAAGGTACAGAGATGAGGTTATACATAGAGTTACAACTTCTGTTGTCAGCATCAGTGCTATTCTTATCGTCGTATTTGCCATTTCCTATTTTATCGTAAGAATGGGATCCAAAGAAGTAAAAACTCTTCTTGACAGGCTATACAATATGGCTGTTTACGATACTTTAACCGGCATATACAACCGTGGTGCAATTATCGAACAAGCAAATAAAGAATTATCCCTTATGAAGCGAAGGATTATAAACGGAGAACCCCCAAAATGTCTGGGAATAATAATGACCGATTTGGATCATTTTAAAAAGATTAATGACACCTATGGACACCAGGCCGGTGACAAAGTTCTTTGCGAATTTACAGAGAGAATCAGACAAAGTTTAAGAGAATATGATATTTATGGCAGATGGGGCGGTGAGGAATTTGTTATACTCCTTCCGGAAACAGATCATAGAAAAGCAGCTGCAGCAGCAGAGAGACTCCGTAAAATTATTATGGAAGAACCCTTTTCAATAAACGGAACAAGCTTGAATATAACTGCAAGTTTCGGGGTAACCTGTTGTTATGACCCTTATGAAAGCTTCGATACACTGTTGGCAAAAGCAGACGAAGCTATGTACAAAGCAAAAGAAAGCGGAAGGAACCGGGTTGTTTCAAAACAATAG
- a CDS encoding DUF805 domain-containing protein, which translates to MNWYLEALKKYAIFSGRSRRKEYWYFFLFNLIIHFILIIIDTLTGTYNQEAGMGLLSTIYFFAVLLPGIAVSVRRLHDTNRRGWWILLSLIPIIGAIVLLIFMVQDSTPGENRFGSNPKEAVSEP; encoded by the coding sequence ATGAATTGGTACCTTGAAGCATTAAAAAAATATGCGATATTCAGCGGGCGTTCAAGGCGTAAAGAGTACTGGTATTTTTTCCTGTTTAACTTAATTATTCATTTTATTCTCATAATTATCGATACTTTAACCGGAACCTATAACCAGGAAGCCGGAATGGGCTTGTTGTCCACCATATACTTTTTTGCAGTACTCCTACCCGGTATAGCTGTGTCTGTAAGACGTTTACATGACACAAACCGAAGAGGGTGGTGGATACTGCTCTCTCTTATCCCGATCATAGGAGCCATAGTACTTTTAATTTTCATGGTTCAGGACAGTACACCCGGTGAAAACAGATTCGGCAGCAATCCAAAAGAAGCAGTTAGTGAACCTTAA
- a CDS encoding dienelactone hydrolase family protein, with protein sequence MKRFLVIILIFGFSGMALAEGRSVVYYVNGSEYEGYYISAGEKAPLVLLIHDWDGLTEYEVKRSKMINDLGYSVFAADMYGKGVRPEALSEKRRLTSELYRNREKMRDLLKGAISAAEKAGGNTDRAVAIGYCFGGAVVLELARSGADFDAFVTFHGGLSTPEGQDYSKTKGQILVFHGSADQAVTLNDFVSLVKQLESAGVKHEMTTYSGAPHAFTIFGSDRYREDADRKSWNRFVSFLDETFKN encoded by the coding sequence ATGAAACGTTTTCTTGTAATCATACTGATCTTTGGTTTTTCCGGGATGGCTCTGGCGGAGGGCAGGAGTGTTGTCTATTATGTAAACGGCAGTGAATACGAGGGCTACTATATCAGTGCAGGGGAAAAGGCTCCCCTTGTTTTGCTGATTCACGACTGGGACGGTTTAACAGAATATGAGGTAAAACGCTCTAAAATGATTAACGATCTGGGTTATTCAGTATTTGCCGCTGATATGTACGGCAAAGGAGTAAGGCCCGAAGCATTATCTGAAAAGAGGCGGCTGACTTCAGAACTGTACCGGAACCGGGAAAAAATGCGTGATTTGCTAAAAGGAGCTATCTCAGCTGCTGAGAAGGCAGGCGGCAATACCGACAGAGCTGTAGCCATAGGTTACTGTTTCGGAGGTGCAGTTGTTCTGGAACTTGCCAGGTCAGGCGCAGATTTTGATGCATTTGTTACTTTTCACGGCGGCCTGTCTACTCCGGAAGGGCAGGATTACTCAAAAACAAAGGGGCAGATTCTGGTATTTCACGGTAGTGCGGATCAGGCGGTGACTTTAAATGATTTTGTCAGTCTTGTGAAACAGCTTGAAAGTGCAGGTGTTAAACACGAAATGACAACTTACAGCGGTGCTCCGCATGCATTTACCATTTTCGGCAGTGACAGATACAGAGAAGACGCCGACAGAAAATCGTGGAACAGGTTTGTTTCGTTTTTAGATGAAACATTTAAAAATTAA
- the ispG gene encoding flavodoxin-dependent (E)-4-hydroxy-3-methylbut-2-enyl-diphosphate synthase has translation MLERRKTKQIYVGDVAVGGDAPVSIQSMTNTRTSDIEATVRQIKSLESLGCDIIRVAVPDNDSVAALVNIKSRIKIPVIADIHFDYRLALKAIKNGADAVRINPGNIGNNEKVVAVIQTAKESGIPIRIGVNSGSLEKDIVKKYGVTARALVESALRHVDFFEKNDFYNIKISVKASSIPLTIDAYRLLCNKVDYPLHIGITEAGTLFKGMIKSSVGIGALLSEGIGDTLRVSLTGNPEDEVKVGWEIVKSLNLRQRGPEFISCPTCGRTEIELADLAAKVEKSLEKLKEPLSIAVMGCPVNGPGEAKNCDYGIAGGKGQGIIFKKGVVVEKVPEKDLLERFVNLLREDGYNVL, from the coding sequence ATGCTGGAAAGAAGAAAAACAAAACAAATTTATGTGGGTGATGTCGCTGTGGGGGGAGATGCTCCTGTTAGTATTCAGTCGATGACTAATACGCGTACGAGCGATATTGAGGCAACCGTTAGGCAGATTAAAAGCCTTGAGTCGCTAGGGTGTGATATTATAAGGGTGGCTGTTCCTGACAATGATTCAGTAGCAGCTTTGGTTAATATAAAATCCCGCATTAAAATACCCGTTATTGCCGACATTCATTTTGACTACAGACTTGCTTTAAAAGCTATAAAAAACGGTGCAGACGCAGTTCGCATAAATCCCGGTAATATCGGTAATAATGAGAAGGTCGTTGCGGTTATTCAGACGGCAAAGGAATCCGGAATACCTATTCGGATAGGTGTTAATTCAGGTTCGCTGGAAAAAGATATTGTGAAGAAGTATGGGGTAACTGCCCGGGCGCTGGTAGAGTCTGCATTGAGACACGTAGATTTCTTTGAGAAAAATGACTTTTACAATATCAAAATTTCGGTAAAGGCCAGCAGTATCCCTTTGACCATTGATGCTTACAGATTGCTTTGTAATAAGGTAGATTACCCTCTGCACATAGGGATAACTGAAGCAGGAACACTTTTTAAAGGGATGATTAAGTCTTCCGTCGGGATAGGTGCTTTGTTATCGGAAGGTATAGGAGATACTTTGAGGGTTTCTTTGACAGGCAATCCTGAAGATGAGGTGAAAGTTGGCTGGGAGATAGTAAAAAGTTTGAACCTTAGGCAGCGGGGTCCTGAATTTATTTCATGCCCCACATGCGGCAGAACAGAGATTGAGCTGGCTGATTTGGCGGCAAAGGTTGAAAAATCCCTTGAAAAGCTAAAAGAACCTTTAAGTATTGCCGTAATGGGTTGCCCGGTTAACGGGCCTGGTGAAGCAAAGAACTGTGATTACGGGATAGCCGGAGGAAAAGGACAGGGGATTATATTTAAAAAGGGTGTTGTTGTTGAAAAAGTGCCTGAAAAAGACCTGCTGGAGAGATTTGTTAATCTGCTGCGGGAGGATGGTTATAATGTTCTGTGA
- the rpsB gene encoding 30S ribosomal protein S2, with the protein MSYISMKNLLEAGVHFGHQTKRWNPKMSKYVFGKRNGIYIVDLQKTVQCFNQAYEFVRDSTKNGAKTLFVGTKKQAQEAVKTSAEKCGSFYVNNRWLGGTMTNFATIYSRVQRMKELEEMFNSGFINRFKKKEIASLNREYEKLYKNLAGIKEMEKLPDLIFIIDIKREMNAVNEARNLGIPIVAIVDTNCDPDLVDFPIPGNDDAIRACQLISDRMANAINEGKQLREDELVQEVQERQQTDEEAGLTEEAEDVPVDEIVNESESGEEAEEKEEKTGEEEK; encoded by the coding sequence ATGTCTTACATTTCCATGAAAAACCTGCTTGAAGCAGGTGTCCACTTCGGCCATCAGACGAAAAGATGGAATCCGAAAATGAGCAAATACGTATTCGGCAAAAGGAACGGCATCTATATTGTGGATTTGCAGAAAACCGTTCAGTGTTTCAACCAGGCTTATGAATTCGTAAGGGATTCCACTAAAAATGGGGCAAAAACTCTTTTTGTAGGAACAAAAAAGCAGGCTCAGGAAGCTGTTAAAACATCAGCAGAAAAATGCGGAAGCTTTTACGTAAACAACAGATGGCTCGGCGGGACCATGACCAACTTCGCTACAATTTACTCCAGAGTACAAAGAATGAAAGAGCTGGAGGAGATGTTTAACAGCGGTTTCATTAACAGATTCAAGAAAAAAGAAATCGCCAGTTTGAACCGCGAATATGAAAAGCTTTACAAAAACCTTGCCGGAATCAAGGAAATGGAAAAGCTGCCTGATCTGATTTTTATAATTGATATAAAGCGTGAAATGAATGCTGTAAATGAAGCACGCAATCTCGGTATACCGATAGTTGCAATTGTCGATACAAACTGTGATCCGGATTTGGTGGACTTTCCGATACCTGGCAATGACGATGCTATAAGAGCTTGTCAGCTCATTTCCGACCGTATGGCAAATGCTATTAACGAAGGGAAACAGCTCAGGGAAGATGAGCTGGTTCAGGAAGTTCAGGAAAGACAGCAAACGGATGAAGAAGCAGGTCTGACCGAAGAAGCCGAGGATGTCCCGGTTGATGAAATAGTCAACGAATCCGAATCCGGCGAAGAGGCAGAGGAAAAAGAAGAAAAAACAGGCGAGGAGGAAAAGTAA
- the tsf gene encoding translation elongation factor Ts, which produces MAQITASLVKELREKTGAGMMDCKKALKESDGDLNKAVEYLRTKGLSDAAKKSDRVAAEGIVTSYIHAGGKIGVLVEVNSETDFVAKNDEFQELARDIAMHICASNPKYVSPDEVEQSVIKAEKDIYIAKAKESGKPDHIIEKIVEGQVNKFVNSICLLTQPFVKNPDLTVEQYIAEKIAKIGENIRVRRFCRYELGEGLEKKEENFAEEVMSQIKKD; this is translated from the coding sequence ATGGCACAGATTACCGCATCACTGGTAAAGGAACTCAGAGAAAAAACCGGTGCAGGCATGATGGACTGCAAAAAAGCACTGAAAGAATCAGATGGTGATTTAAATAAAGCTGTAGAATATTTAAGGACAAAAGGACTTTCCGATGCTGCGAAAAAATCTGACAGGGTTGCAGCTGAGGGAATTGTAACTTCTTATATACATGCAGGTGGTAAAATCGGGGTACTTGTTGAAGTGAATTCCGAAACAGATTTCGTGGCAAAAAACGACGAGTTTCAGGAGCTGGCAAGAGACATTGCTATGCATATATGCGCTTCGAACCCCAAATATGTTTCTCCGGATGAAGTAGAGCAAAGTGTTATCAAAGCTGAAAAAGACATATACATAGCAAAGGCCAAAGAATCCGGGAAGCCTGATCACATCATTGAAAAGATTGTCGAAGGCCAAGTGAACAAATTTGTGAACAGTATTTGTTTGCTGACACAGCCTTTTGTAAAGAACCCTGATCTCACTGTAGAGCAGTATATCGCTGAAAAAATCGCTAAAATAGGTGAAAATATCAGAGTTAGACGCTTCTGCAGATATGAATTAGGAGAAGGTCTTGAAAAAAAAGAAGAAAACTTTGCAGAGGAAGTAATGAGCCAGATAAAAAAGGACTAA